Proteins from a single region of Hordeum vulgare subsp. vulgare chromosome 6H, MorexV3_pseudomolecules_assembly, whole genome shotgun sequence:
- the LOC123405094 gene encoding probable helicase MAGATAMA 3 — protein sequence MGNFLARFTQDETETPVAGQPPGRQGTRVNGQQLLADDGWRPLANAGGAAFAPDRITPSSSGSTASGFPSSSAIVPGRITASGSGSGSAAARSTSAYTATLTVEEKKMQDVADFWSKMKRSKHKLDNWDLTYLECQIFSWSLEDVLNKDLLKEKVKKIPKTFSSLEHYLDSFAEPLVEEVHADVLSAFEGYHQAPFVQVTRMLKLEQEQGKKSPAFFCFLAARRTSYAPVKDDIVLVSSSRKGKHPSSYVLGSVCKSWEDDEDFPADCFIVRLSTSVPPVEVESKTKRPVAPLFVSLLMNTKTYNCIWTCLQLGKTSGRKRVSDAGLMDAIWRYSASKAVENDSRSQLSHRSAAAANLGLNRFRLNESQLNAVEDSVAAMGSPSPSLKLIWGPPGTGKTKTISAILWAMLLRGHRTLTCAPTNTAVLEVASRVVQLVQEFSNGGSGGCFLSDIVLLGNNEKMKVEASHELSAVFLDYRVERLSQCFSPNGGWGHCLRSLIDFLAEPVSKYQLYTDKITKDREEDEEKKKNISSNVLIDKKNKNVARCNKGNGHEKDRCNNEGDVLMFVTLPFKDFVRATHKELAHNLCHCIETLQNDFPRDPTTALSFSHMSSVVEATRVLGELLDAGAGDRHEAWVNNLGDACSLCSVNSDPPCKKCRFRKARSLCLGQLEYLRNNLKLPGCYDKRPIEIYLLQRAKSIMCTVSTSFRLYNVLPTDNHKPVGGQGQRQLKEPEIFPPLELLVVDEAAQLKECEAMIPLQLPCIRHAVFIGDERQLPALIKSKISENADFGRSIFERLISLGCPKHLLDTQYRMHPEISRFPVWRFYGGEIGDGPNVVFKSHRRRLLRGNMFGPYSFINVRGGRESSEEHSRSPKNTIEIAVVSLIVERLFRESASSGTRLSVGILSPYNAQVRAFQEKLEKPYGSRDGFSLKIKSVDGFQGGEEDVIIISTVRSNEDGAVGFLRDAKRTNVALTRAKHCLWVIGNATTLSKNRSVWQDIVYDSQRRQRFFHADRDKGLSDAIQAATIELDAADNLRKMGSLQCAP from the exons ATGGGAAACTTCCTCGCGCGCTTCACCCAAGATGAGACTGAGACACCGGTAGCCGGCCAGCCGCCgggccgacagggcaccagagtcAACGGACAGCAGCTCCTCGCCGATGACGGTTGGCGTCCCCTGGCCAACGCCGGCGGCGCCGCCTTTGCGCCCGATCGCATCACCCCCTCGAGCTCAGGCTCCACCGCCTCAGGCTTTCCCTCTTCCTCCGCCATTGTGCCCGGTCGCATCACCGCCTCaggctccggctccggctccgctGCCGCACGCTCCACCTCCGCCTACACG GCAACTCTTACAGTCGAGGAGAAGAAAATGCAGGATGTGGCGGATTTCTGGTCTAAGATGAAGAGAAGCAAGCATAAGTTGGACAATTGGGATCTTACCTATCTGGAATGCCAAATCTTCTCTTGGTCTCTGGAGGATGTCCTCAATAAGGACCTGCTCAAGGAAAAG GTGAAGAAAATACCCAAGACTTTCTCATCGCTGGAGCATTACTTGGATTCGTTTGCCGAGCCATTGGTCGAGGAAGTACACGCGGACGTCCTCTCTGCATTCGAGGGTTACCATCAAGCACCATTCGTTCAGGTAACCAGGATGCTGAAGCTCGAGCAGGAGCAAGGCAAGAAGTCCCCGGCCTTCTTCTGTTTCCTCGCTGCACGGAGAACATCGTACGCTCCCGTCAAGGACGACATCGTTCTTGTCTCCTCCTCGAGAAAGGGAAAGCACCCGTCATCCTATGTCCTGGGTTCGGTTTGCAAGAGCTGGGAAGACGACGAGGATTTCCCTGCTGACTGCTTCATCGTCAGGCTGTCGACGTCTGTTCCGCCCGTGGAGGTCGAATCCAAAACGAAGAGACCCGTGGCACCATTGTTCGTCTCATTGCTCATGAACACAAAGACGTACAACTGCATCTGGACGTGCCTTCAGCTGGGGAAGACAAGCGGTCGAAAGAGAGTGAGCGATGCCGGTCTCATGGACGCCATTTGGAGATACAGCGCCTCAAAG GCAGTGGAAAACGACTCCCGGTCCCAGTTATCTCATCGTTCTGCTGCCGCCGCCAACCTTGGGCTCAACAGGTTCAGGCTTAACGAGTCGCAGCTGAACGCAGTAGAGGACTCCGTTGCAGCAATGGGGAGCCCTTCTCCTTCCCTGAAGCTGATATGGGGGCCTCCGGGGACCGGCAAAACCAAGACCATCAGCGCCATACTCTGGGCGATGCTGCTCAGGGGGCACCGGACGCTTACTTGTGCTCCAACCAACACCGCAGTTCTGGAGGTCGCTTCTCGAGTAGTCCAGCTTGTCCAGGAGTTCTCAAATGGCGGCAGCGGTGGCTGCTTCCTGAGTGACATTGTTCTGCTGGGAAACAATGAGAAGATGAAGGTAGAGGCCAGCCACGAACTCTCTGCGGTGTTCCTTGACTATCGGGTCGAGCGGCTTTCCCAATGCTTCTCGCCAAATGGAGGCTGGGGGCACTGCTTGCGTTCGCTGATAGATTTTCTTGCGGAACCTGTGAGCAAATACCAGCTGTACACCGATAAAATTACCAAGGACCGtgaagaggacgaggagaagaagaagaacatttcATCAAATGTACTAATCGATAAGAAGAACAAAAATGTTGCAAGATGCAATAAAGGGAATGGTCATGAAAAGGATAGATGCAATAATGAAGGAGACGTGCTAATGTTTGTTACCCTACCATTCAAGGATTTTGTGAGAGCCACTCACAAGGAACTCGCTCACAACTTGTGCCACTGCATCGAGACATTGCAGAATGATTTCCCAAGGGACCCTACGACGGCGCTGAGCTTCTCGCACATGTCCAGTGTGGTAGAAGCAACAAGAGTTCTTGGTGAGTTGCTAGACGCCGGTGCCGGCGACAGACACGAGGCATGGGTGAACAATCTTGGTGATGCCTGCAGCCTGTGCTCTGTGAACAGCGATCCTCCATGCAAGAAATGCAGATTCAGGAAAGCGAGGTCACTCTGTCTCGGACAACTGGAGTATCTGCGAAACAATCTGAAGCTCCCCGGCTGCTACGACAAGCGACCGATTGAAATCTACCTGCTGCAGAGAGCCAAGAGTATCATGTGCACAGTTTCCACTTCTTTCAGGCTGTATAACGTACTACCCACTGACAACCACAAACCTGTTGGCGGGCAAGGACAACGGCAACTCAAAGAACccgagatcttcccccctctggaGCTGTTGGTTGTTGATGAGGCCGCGCAGCTCAAGGAGTGTGAGGCCATGATCCCGCTGCAGCTACCTTGTATAAGGCACGCTGTTTTCATCGGGGACGAGCGCCAGCTACCTGCTCTCATTAAGAGCAAA ATATCCGAGAATGCCGATTTCGGAAGAAGCATCTTTGAGAGGCTGATCTCGCTAGGCTGCCCCAAGCACCTCCTCGACACCCAGTACAGGATGCATCCGGAGATAAGCAGGTTCCCTGTGTGGAGGTTTTATGGCGGTGAGATAGGCGATGGCCCCAATGTAGTCTTCAAGAGCCACCGGCGCCGGCTATTGAGAGGCAACATGTTTGGGCCGTACTCGTTCATCAATGTGCGTGGTGGGCGCGAGAGCAGTGAGGAGCATAGTCGGAGCCCCAAAAACACCATCGAAATCGCCGTCGTCTCGCTGATAGTGGAGAGACTGTTCCGAG AGTCGGCTTCTTCGGGGACAAGGCTATCCGTTGGCATCCTGTCGCCGTACAACGCTCAGGTGAGAGCGTTCCAGGAGAAGCTGGAGAAACCATACGGAAGCCGTGATGGTTTCTCTCTCAAGATAAAGTCCGTGGACGGGTTCCAGGGCGGGGAGGAAGATGTCATCATCATATCCACGGTGAGGAGCAACGAGGATGGCGCCGTCGGGTTCCTCAGGGACGCAAAGCGTACCAACGTGGCTCTCACCAGGGCCAA